A segment of the Pseudoalteromonas piscicida genome:
CGCATCCCTTTTACTGAGCAATACTCTGTTCAGTGACATTACGTGGCCGCTGATAGAAACGCATGCAGTGGTTGAGAGCTTTGGCTCGGCTGTCGCCCTTTTTATTGCATTTGCGTTATTATTCTTCGAAAAGCACAATATAGGAACAAGCTTTAATATTGAAATCGCTACAGCGTTGCTAATAATGGGGATCTTAGATGGATTTCATGCCGCCGTAAATGTTGGCCAAACATTCGTTTGGCTCCATAGTATCGCGACTTTCTTCGGTGGCCTAGCCTTCATCACTCTGCTTGCCCACAACCGAGTTACTTGGTTCAAAAACCGTTATTGGTTAATTGGTGCTTGTACAGCCGCGATTATTATCGGCATTAGCAGTTTAGCTTTCCCTGCAGATTTACCAGATATGGTTAAACAAGGCCACTTTACTGGCACGGCGATGGCGCTAAACGTAATTGGTGGTGCCCTATTTATTATTGCTGCGGTTAAAATCCTTCTTGTATATCGTGACTCTCATCATGTGAGTGATTTGCTATTTTGCTTACATTGCTTCTTGTTTGGCGCAGCCGCTATCATGTTTGAGCAATCCAAGTTGTGGGATGCTGCTTGGTGGGGTTGGCACATTTTAAGGCTAATGGCCTATATCGTCGCTTTGGGGTTTTTATTAGTCGAAGGAATGCAGATCTTACAAGAGTTAAAACAACATAAAGAGCAGCTAGAAGAGTTAGTGAGTGAGCGCACTCGCTCGTTAGTTGAGACGAATCAAAAATTAGAAGAAACCGTTATCAACCTCAACCGTACCCATGCACAACTACTTGAAAGAGAAAAAATGGCATCACTTGGCGATCTGGTCGCTGGGGTTGCACACGAAATTAATACTCCAATAGGGATTGGCATTACATCCACGACCTATTTACAAGAACACTTAAACGACCTCACCATGAAGTATCAATGTAAGGAGCTCTCTACTGAGGTGTTAGAATACTTTATTTCAGATTCAACCAGTGCTTGCAAAATACTATTAAAAAACCTCCAACGGACAGCCAATTTAATCACTAGCTTTAAGCAAGTCGCTGTAGACCAATCCAGCGAGCAGGTGAGAGCCTTTAATGTCCATGATTATGTTCAAGAGATCATCGCAGCGCTCAGCCCAGAGATTAAAAAGCATGACCATAAAATCAAGTTTCATTGCGATCCCGGCCTTATCGCCACGACCTATCCCGGTGTTATTTTTCAGATCATTTCGAATTTAGTCGCAAATTCCATTGCACATGGCTTTAAAGAGTCGGAACAAGGTGAGATCACCATTGAATTCTTTAAACATGATGAACACATTGGGCTTATTTATAAAGACAATGGTAAAGGCATGTCGGAGCTTGAATTAAGTAAGTTATTCGAGCCATTTTATACCACCAAAAGAGGAAGTGGCGGTATGGGACTTGGCGCTTATATTATCTATAACTTGGTGACTCAAGGGCTAGATGGAGATGTACACACCGTCAGCGAGCCCGGCAAAGGACTCGAATATAGGATAGCATTTGCTAATAAACAAGCGACGCCATTAAAAGTTGTTTCTTAACCGGATGACTGATTGAGTACTGTCACAATGGTCAGTACTCGATACTTCTATAATAATTAAATTAGAAAAATCCTAGAGGACTGGTGCTATAGCTCACTAAGAGGTTCTTGGTTTGTTGGTAATGATCCAGCGCTTTTTTGTGAGTTTCTCTGCCAATACCTGATTTTTTATAACCACCAAATGCCGCGTGTGCAGGATACATATGATAACAGTTAGTCCACACGCGACCCGCTTCGATTTGGCGACCAAATTGATATGCGCGATTCATATCTCTAGTCCACACCCCAGCACCTAAACCAAACTCAGAGCTATTCGCCAATTCCAACGCCTCCGCTTCATCTTTAAAAGTACATAAAGAGATCACCGGACCAAATATTTCCTCTTGGAATACCCGCATTTGGTTATGCCCTTTTAACAGCGTCGGCTGAATATAAAAACCTTTATGATAACCCTCGCCAAGCTCTGCGACTTCGCCACCGATTAATACTTCAGCCCCTTCCTTCTTGCCAATATCAATATAGCTAAGAATTTTATCAAATTGAGCTTGTGAGGCTTGTGCACCAACCATGGTTTCTGTATCAAGCGGATTGCCGCGTTTAATCGCCTTAGTGCGTTCGATGACTTTGGCTATAAAGTCATCGTATATATCTTCTTGCACGAGCAATCGCGATGGACAAGTACATACTTCGCCTTGGTTAAAGTAGGCCAGCACAGCGCCTTCAATACACTTACTTAGGTAATCATCGTCAGCTTGCATCACATCACTAAAGTAGATATTAGGCGACTTACCCCCTAGCTCCACCGTTGAGGGAATGATATTTTCAGCAGCACATTTTAGGATGTGAGAGCCCACAGGAGTCGATCCTGTAAACGCAATTTTTGCGATACGTGTACTCGTAGCAAGCGCTTCACCAGCCTCTTTCCCGAAACCATTTACAACATTAACCACACCATTTGGTAATAAATCAGCGATTAATTCCATCAACAACAAAATAGACGCAGGCGTTTGCTCCGCAGGTTTTAGCACTACGCAGTTTCCAGCTGCGAGAGCGGGTGCCAGTTTCCAAGCGGCCATAAGTAATGGGAAGTTCCATGGGATGATCTGCCCCACAACACCCAGAGGCTCATGAAAATGATAGGCCACGGTTGACTCGTCAATTTCACCTATGGCTCCTTCTTGAGCACGAATGCAACCTGCAAAATAGCGGAAATGATCAGCAGCAAGCGGAACATCAGCGGCTAGCGTTTCACGTACAGCTTTACCATTATCCCATGTTTCGGCTACCGCTAGGTATTCAAGGTTTGCTTCTATTCGGTCTGCGATTTTGAGTAATATATTGCTTCGTTCAGTGACCGAAGTTTTACCCCACGCCGCCTTTGCAGCATGGGCGGCGTCAAGCGCCAGTTCAATGTCTGCATTATTTGAACGCGGGATCTGACAAAACACTTCGCCATTAACAGGACTAATATTGTCGAAGTACTGGCCGTCAACGGGTGGCGTCCATTCACCGCCAATAAAGTTTTGATATTGCGACTTAAAGCTGACGATCGCACCTTCAGTATTTGGATTTGCGTATATCATTTTTACCTCTGCAACTTGTGTTATTTATTTGGGCTTCACTCGTCCCAGTTTTGTTTTTACTAATATTTGACATTAGCCAAATTCACCTTTAAAAACTTAACTTAGGGTCTCGGAATGTATACGCACAGTCCAAAAGTAACCGAGAAGGAGTGCATTGTTTGCAGATCTCTAAACATCGCAGTCGTGTCGAACGCTTAGTTGAAAACAAAATAAGTTTTGCCGCCAATCAGGTAGAGCTTAGCGTCTATGACACATACGAAAGTACCAATAGAGTCAAACTCGCCTCTAATGAAGTGTTGTTTTGTGCAATGATCACGGGCAAAAAAGTGATGCATGTAGACAGTTGCGACTATCACCAGCCCTTTTTACCTCATCAAAGCTTCGTATTGGCACCAGAACAAACCGTATTTATAGACTTTCCCGACGCTAGCTTATCCGCTCCCACCACCTGTTTAGCCATTGAGATCAGTCGAGAGAAAATTAATACCGTGAGTGAGAAGTTAGCGCTTTCGCTTCCTAGTGATTTTAATTATCAAAAGCAGCTGGTGCACACCGAGCATAACTGGCAAACCCAGCACTGCTTGGGGCGATTGCTCCATCTGTTCAGTGAGAATGAGGCTGAGCGGGGGTACTTTATCGATTTGGCAATGGATGAACTAATTGCAAGACTACTACAGCAACAAAGCCGAGATCTGCTGTTAGGCGCAGTAAAACAAACACCAGATCAAAACGGTTTGTATCAAGCGATGCATTATTTGGAGACGCATTTAGACGAGCCATTAGATGTAGAGAAGCTTTGTAAACTTAGCTGCATGAGTAGAAGTCGCTTTTTCAATCAATTTAAAAAATCATTTGCGATGACGCCACAGCAGTGGCTCCAAGCACGGAGACTAACTGAAGCAAAGGCAAAACTAAAAGCTGGAATTCAGATCACCGCAATTAGCTTTGCACTCGGCTTTAAGCATCCAAGCCAATTTAGTCGAGCGTTTAAACAAGCTTTTAATATCACGCCGAAGGACTATCAACTTCAGGCACTAAAAGCCGATAAAAACGACTGGTTACTCCGTTAGTCCAACCAAAGCCCTGTTGCACCACGTATTCTCCGCCACTTGCCTGTTTATCCGGTTCAACCACATTATACTTCTCAAGCAAACAACTGGCTTGCTCAAAGCCGGTTTCAACAGCATAAAGCCATGCTTGCATAATCTTCTTCGCGAGCTGATTTTGACCATATGCCCTAAAGCCTGACACCGCAAACCACTGCAGTGGTGCCCAGCCATTAGGACTGTCCCACTGCTGTGAAGTAGTGACTAAGGTACTAACCAATCCGCCTTGCTGCAAAAATTCTGCCTCGAGTTTTTTGCCAATATGCTCTGCCTGCTCAGGTGTAACCAACTCTGCAAACATAGGTACAACGCCCGCTAGAGATTCAACGGAGGTACGCGCATAATCATTAAGATCCACATCGAAAAACCAACCTTTTTTATCGCACCAACAATATTTCTGTATCAGTGCACTGCGATTTGACGCTAAATTGGCATAGTACTGCGCTTGCGTTAGCTCGTTTAATTTCTCAAAACAACGTGCAATTTGCGACTCAAGCAATACCAATAGTGCATTTAAATCCACTGGGATAATGTCTGTTGTACGAATGCTCGCTAAATCGTCAGCGTTTGCTAACCAACGGCTACTAAAGTCCCACCCCGACTCACAAGCCGCACGAATGTGCTGATAAAACGTTTCGCTGTCCGTAACCGCTGTGGCTAATTCTATATCCTCAATAAAAGACTCTGGGCGCGGCGCTGCAAGCGGATCCCAGTAGCGATTCAGTGTGCCCCCACATGGCATGTTGACGACTCGGTACTGCGCTTTTTTATCCGTGCAACTCAAATCCTCTCCGGTCTGCCAAAACTGATGTTCTTTCAGTAATGCCTGAGTAACTCGCGACAGCCACTGCTTATCATGAGATTTTTCCTGCCACAGTAAATCAACCATTAATGCCGTTACAGGTGGCTGGGAGCGACTTTGGTAATAATCTCGATTGCCGTTAGGTACATGTCCAATACGATCAATAAGACTCACAAAGTTATCTAGCATCCCCTCAACGAGATCGCTTCTGTTCGCATCCAAAAGCCCGAGTGCCGTAAAGTAGCTATCCCAGTAATAAATTTCGTTAAAACGTCCACCCGGTACAACATACGGATGGGGTAAAGGTAGCAAGGAACCTTTAGCAACGGTGCTCGCCTTTCTAGATAAACGCGACCACAGCGCACTGATATACTGCTGCGCACTAGTAAAGTCTGGTAAGGCATCTAACTCTTTGTTGGCAACAAAGTCAAAATGCGCATGCACAAATCTAAGTAACGCCTCTCCCGTCGGCTTTTGCATCACATACTGGTTTTCTATCTCTGCCAGCGGAATTTTTGCGATGGCATCTGCAAAAACTTTACTGTCTGAAAACAAACCAGCGCTTTGCACCGCCTTAAAAATCTCTGTGGAATAAAAGTTTGATTGATACTGCATGTAAAACCTCAGCTCACCTTTTGTTGATTTGGCGTGTGAGCATGATTTAATTGGCTAGACTCACTCATCGATTTAAAGAAATATAAACACACAGCAATCACCAGCATGGGAATAAGTGCCCCATAAAACGCTTGTTGACCACCAAAATGTTGAAACACCAAACCTGTGATCATTGAGCCTGTGCTACCACCTAGCGCTGAAAATACAACGATTAGCCCTGTCATCGAAGCGTGCTGTGTAGTGGGTAAACTACTTAGCATTACCGAATTAATGACCGGATAAATAGGCGCCATAAAAAGACCGATCAGCGGCATCAGAAAAGCCACAAGGGGTGCATCAAATAACGAAGAAATAAGCGTTTTCTCAATACCCTCAGTCATCGGTAACGTTAAAATCACTAATCCTGCCATAGCGGCAAGGCAAACATTTAACACCACATACCAATGTACTTTGGTGAGCACAACGCCGGCACCAAGCCGACCGAGTGCTAAACAGGCAGCAAAAACACTGGTAATTTGCACGCTAATATTCACCGGTAATGACAAGATCTCATTATTAAAAGTAGGCAACCAAGTGCCTATACTCTGCTCTATCAATACGTATAAAAATGCGGAAATCACAAATACCAGCACAAGCGGCTTAGCCACAAGCTTTAGCATAGCCATAAATGCAGAGACACTAGACTCGGTGGCTTGCGTTGGCTCAGGCTTTGCAATTGGGGAAACCCAAACAATAAACGCGGTGAAAGCACTCAGCACAGCTAACACGAAATAGACGTTTAACCAGCCAAGAGAGTTATCGCCGCTGTCAATAAACGCCGCAAAAATCCAATAACCGCCGAGGACCCCTAACATAAACACGCCCTCAATAAAATTAAGCAGGCTTGAATGTTGATTGCTTCCTTCAGTGACTTGGCCAACGAGCGCATAAACCGACACTTTGACCACCGCAAATGCCGCACCCACGCAAGCAAATACTAGTTTAAGAATCCAAAACTCAGCGACCATAGGAGTGATACTGCAAATCAATGCTACACCCGCAAGCACAGCGGTCAGAGCGATTTTAAATCCGACCCTAGGGATAACCGACGCAACTAGAAATGAAACGATGGCGATGGGAAGATCTTTAAATGCCTCTAAGGTGGCGGCCTGCGCTTTTGTAATGCCAAAGCTATGAATAGACTGCAAGATGACCGTCCCTACGCTATTGAGCAAAATAGCAAATAGGAAGTAACTAACGGCCATGGCAAGTATGATACGTGCTCGATTCATTGTTATTCTCGTTAAAACACTGTGATTCCTTTTTAGTCTAGACAGACTTTCTTATTTTTGCAATCGTTTGCATTTCAAATCACATCAATACAATTTAAGCTAATGATTGTTATCGCATATTGTGCTGCGTTAACTAGATTGTCTGATCACCAATGAGGACGGCACCTCTTGAGAAGCACATGTCTCACCACTTAGCTGAGAGAGCAGCTTTTCCACCAATAACTGTGCTGCCGCGTTGGTGTCTTGTTTAATCGTAGATAGCGCAGGGAAGCTGATCTGTGCCATGGCAATATCATCAAAGCCGACTATTCGTACGTCATTCGGCACGCTAACATAACGCTCTTTTAGGGCTTTTAGTGCTCCAAGCGCGACCATATCACTACATGCAAAGATCCCATCAAAGGTTAATCCTTGTGCTCGCAACGAAGCGTTTATACTCGCGTAGGCAGCCTCTGAGGTAATGTCGATTTTAATCATTTTCGCTTCTACCTTGGCTTTTTCCACCGCATGGCAAAATCCGCGATAGCGCTCACCAAGTTCGGCATGACCCGGATCGCCCAAAAATAGAAGTTTAGACGCTCCCCTGGCAATTAAGTGCTCCGTTGCGTTAAGGCCACCAATAAAATTGTCACTCCCAACGATAGGATAATTTGCAGAAGTTTTAGGGTCGCCCCATACCACGATCGGCGTGCCAGCTCTTGCAGCACGCTCAATTCGTGCTTGCTCCTTGCCTTGGCCGACGACAATAACTCCATCGGCTCGACGGCCAGAAATAAAATAACCATGCCAGTCTTCCCCCGCCATATAAGAATTGGAGAGCAATAACTCGTAGCCTTTTCGGTTCACTGCACGATTAATATCGCTCACTACTTTAAGTAAAAATGGGTCGTCGACGGATTGTTTGGTTTCGGCTTCGAGATTGATAATAACGGCAATGACTTTGGTTTTTTGCATCCGTAAGCGACTAGCCGCCGCGTTAACACTAAAGTGATGCTCTTTTGCAAGCGCCTGAATGCGCTCTCGAGTTTCCTTTTTTATCAGAGGGTTATCATTGAGTGCACGGGAAGCTGTGGAGGTAGAGACGCCAGCTAGCCTTGCTAGATCCGATAGCTTTAATTGTGTTGTTCCCATCGCAAACCCCTTCTTAGCACACGTTATTACATCGCTATTCTTACAATTTTTTGATACTTAAACCATAACTAATTGAATCTCCTACCCTAACCAAGCAGAAAAGATAAGCAATCACTGTAAATTTGTAACGCCTTACATCATTTTATGACAAATTTTTAAACAACATCATTGCAAACGTTTGCATTAAGATCTATTTTAAAAAATAGACAGTCGTTAAATACCAGTCTATGACAACAACAAGAGGGCTTTAGCCGTGATAAAAACTAACTCCTTAAGCTTGATCGCTGCTGCTATAACGCTTGCGTTAAGTGCGTCAGCTCAGGCTGAACAACAACCGAACAATAACAAAGAAAAAGTAGAAACCATCATTGTCTCAGGTACACCTGGTGGCGCAGGGATCAGAAAAATTGATGCAAGCTTTGCTGTGACTAACATCGATGCCGTGCAAATTGATAAGCTCGCCCCCAAAAGTACCGCTGACTTGCTTAAAGCGGTGCCTGGTATCTGGGTTGAAAGTTCAGGAGGTGAATCCGGTGCCAACGTTTTTGTTCGCGGCTTTCCAGGCGGTGGGGATGCACCATTCTTAACGGTTAGTTTGCAAGGCAGTCCTATATATCCCGCGCCAACGCTCTCATTTTTAGAAAACACCTCGATTTTCAGACTCGATGAAACCATCAGTATGATGGAAGGCCTGCGTGGTGGACCAAACCCCGTGGTGTCTAATGGTCAGCCGGGCTTAACAACTAACTTTCAACTTAAACGCGGCCAAGCCGACACCGAAGGGACGTTTAAATACACCACCACAGACTATGGTCTAAACCGCATTGACGGCGTGTTAAGTGGTGAGATCTCCAATGACCTTTACTACATGGTTGGCGGTTATATCAAACGCTCTTCTGGGGTCCGTGATGCGGGTTTTACCTCAGAAAAAGGTCATCAATTCACCATAAACCTAACCAAAGAGTTTGCTGACGGTGAGTTTAACCTTTATACCCGTCAAACTGATGACAGAGGCGCATGGTATCTGCCAACCCCACTTAATGTGGAGGGTGTGGATGCAGGCTTTACTCAGCTGGGAACGAATAATCGCAAGGCGATTATTTATGTCGGTGATGAAAATGCACCGATGAGCGTAGATATGGGTGATGGTCGTGGCTGGAAAGGCCATGTTTCTGGAGGTAGCTTAAAAGTAGAATTCAAAAACGGCTGGCAATTAAATGACCGCTTTAGCTTAACGCAAGGCGATGCAAATACACTAGGCCTTGTGCCTGCTGGCAGTGCGATGCTTTTAAGTGAAGTGGCGGACAATGGTGAAACCGCAACAGGTAGCGTCACGGGCGATGAATACGCGGGCGATACTATGGTACAACAATATGGTCGCTGGGTTGTATTAAAGGATATCGAAGCTTTCACCAATGACTTAGCCTTAAGCAAAACCTTTGGTGATTGGTCAAGTGCCTTTGGTATTTATACAGCAACTACCTCAGCAAAAGATTGGTGGAGCTTAGGTAATACCGCCTACCATGTGTTGGAGCAAGGTGGCGAAGCATTGAATGGTATCGCGTGTAATAGCGATGTTGCGGGTTGTGCCTTCAACTACGACATTAACAGTTCTGGTGATGCGACAACATGGGCCATCTACACCACCCAAAGTTACCAAGCAACGGAAGCCCTTAAGTTAGATTTAGGCTTACGTAGCGAGCAACACGAGGTTGAGTATTCGGTCGACGAAGGTTTAGATGGGGCTATCACCAAAGCGGTTGACTATGATGAGCGCAAAACTTCGTGGACCTTAGGTGCTGACTATAATTTGAACTTAGATTCAGGTGTTTTTGTGCGTATGAACAAAGGCTACAAAATGCCTTATTTCGACGACTTTAGAGATAACTATAGCACCTATGAATCGGGCGAGTCGCTGATTAAAGAAGTCACACAAGCAGAGCTTGGCTATAAATATATGGGTGAAACCGGCGACCTGTTTGTTACTTTATTTACCAACGAAGTAAAAGGCGACACGTTTGTAAGACGCCCAGGAGTACCTGCGGAAATTCTAACCAACGAAGCAACTGGTGTAGAACTTGATTACAGTTACAACCATGAGTCGGGCCTATCGGTAAACTTGAATGCCACATGGCAAGACACTGAAATTACTGAAAGCCCGACCAATGAAGGGAATAAAGCGCAGCGCCAACCTGACTGGATGCTACGTATTACACCAAGTTATGACTTTGAAATGTCGGGTATGTACGCCACCTTGTATGGCACACTCTCAGCTGTAGATGACCGTTTTGGCGATAATGAAAATACTGTCGTGTTAGAGGGCTATAAAAAGCTTGATGTTGGCCTTATTGTAGAACCTACAGAGGGCGTAAAATTACAACTGGCGGTAGATAACCTTACTGACAAACAAGGGATCACCGAGGGGGATCCACGTAACCCAGATTCACCTAACGGCCGCTATATCATGCCAAGAAGTGTGAAGTTTAGCGTTGCGTATACGTTCTAGTTGCTGTAACTAAGCGTTTAACATAGCGCTGCCTGCTTATATCAAATCTCTAAGGTTGGTAGCGCTAAAAAACCTAATACGTTTATTATATGCAAATGCACTTCAGAGTGCCCCCTGCTACCCTAAACCTTAGTTATTGTTCCAAGAGAAACCGCCACCAACTTTTCTTCATCACCGCTTTGCGCATATACCTTACATTCGCATGTCGCCTGACGTTTACCCGAATACAAAACAGTTGACTTCGCGATTAGCTTATCGCCAATAGCAGGTCTAACATAATTCACTTTATACTCTGAGGTAACACAGCTGCCCAGCACCGATGCACCAGCAAAAGTAATACAATTATCAGCTAGATAGCTAACCACGCCGCCATGTGCAAAACCATAGTTTTGTTTAAGGTCATCCCGAATAGCTAGGCTTAACTCAGCAACGCCAACCTCAAACACCTCCAACTCAGCGCCTAACAATAAACTAAAAGACTGCTGTGCTAGGATCTCCTTTCCTTCCTCTAACATAGTATTGCTCAACTTCTTCTCCTTCGTAATATTTACGCTCAAATAGACTCTAGGTCACGAATAGTCTTCACGTTTATAGGTAAACGAGTTACAGCGATATGATTAGCTCAACACGACTCAAAACTGGAATCGAGATATTGTCTATCACTAGACTCCCATAGGTTAACCACAATGTAAACAAGCAGTTATATCAATCGCTTTACGTTATGCTGAATGAGTTTCAATATAATTTAGGACGAGAGACTTAAAACAAAAAAGCCGCTTAGCTAGAAACTAAGCGGCTTTTTCTATCTTCAAATAAGGGTTGGATTAATCTAACCAGAACTCTTTTTTGAACTTAATACCAAACTCACTGCGGTCATTGCTGCGCATGACACCAACAAAGCCACTTTGCTGTAGACGACCTACATCGTACACTTCGTTTAGCACGTTTTCACCGTATAGCGTTACTTCCATATCGCCTTCAGCGTTGGTGTATGAGATGTTAAAGCCTAACAGTTCGCGAGAATCAATATGCTCGCTTGCACGTGTTACAGACTGACCTTGCATGTCTGAGCGGTACGAGTAGCTTGCGTTAACTGCAATCGTTGCACCATGCTCTAAGTCATGGAAGTAAGATGGTGCCACCATCACAGTCCATCGAGGTGTGAGTGCTGGCGCATCGCCTTTACCAATACCAATAACACCTTCATCAACATGGGTAATTTCTGAGTCTAGGTAACCGATTGAGCTGCGTACTGAGAAATCATCAGTAATTGCGATTGTCGTTTCAAGTTCAACACCTTGTGCTTTCGACTCACCTGCATTTTCCACGATAGTGACGAAACCACCGCCTGCTGTCGGGTCGTTGAAAGGTAACGCCAGATCGGTGTAATCCGTTACAAATGCAGCAACCATCATAGATACGTTTTCATGCACTTGGCCTTTGAAACCGATTTCGTAGTTAATCGCTTTAGTTTCATCAAACGCAGCGAATTGATCTGGGCCACCAAATGGACGTGGTGGGAAGCCGCCACTTTGGTATCCTTTTTGGACCTGCGCGTAAACATTAATGTCACGAGTTAACTGGTATGACGCATTCACGTCCCAAGTTACTTCGTCAAAATCTGCACTGACGTATTTACGAGTGCCAAAGCTTGGGAACAGCGCGTTTGCCTCTTTTTTATCTTCAGAGTAACGTAAACCACCACCAATGCTGAGCAGCTCTGTTACGTCAAAGCTTGCATTGATATATGCCGCATAGGCATCAGTTTCTTGGTTGATGTCAAAGTAACCGTAGCCACCAAAAGAAGCAGTCTGACCATCGTTTAATAAGCCATTCGGCGTGTTCCACGGGCTAAATACGAACGGACCAGAGCTGGTAAAACCGTCTTCGTTAAAGTAATAAAGACCCGATACAAAATCCCAAGAGTCATAAGTACCGTTTAGTTGTAGCTCAAATGAGTACTGATCTGCACCGCCCTCTTCTGGGAATTCAGATAGATTAAGTGCTACCGCATCGTCATCTAGGCCACCGGTATATTCAGAGCTACGCTTGCTTGCGATAAATTTAACCGAGTAAACATCACTTGCTTGCCAATCAGCAGTCACTGAGCCGCCCCAACCAGAGTAGTCGGTGCTTTCAATGCCAGCAACCGTTGTTGCCAAGTCATCAGGATTGTTTGGCAGCATAGATTCATCTAGCAATGGGAAGTCACCATTGAAAGGGTCATTTGAGTCAAGTGGATCTGTTAACTCGATAGTATACGGTGATTGACCAGACTCGTTCTCAACGCCGTCAAATGCAGCGGTGACAACTAAATCATTCGTTGCTTGCCATCTAATTGCTAAGCGACCACTAAACTCTTGCTCTTCGCCGATTTCTTTTTCGGGATTTGCTAAGTTGATTGCTCTACCTACACCATCGCGCTCTTTATAAGATGCACTTGCAGAAAAGCTTAGTGTGTCTGTTAACGTTTGGCTTGTATAAAGATCAGTCGCTAAACGACCGCGAGAACCTATTTTAGCTTCAACGCGTGCAACTTCTCCAGCGCCAGGTTGTTTAGTGATCACATTTACCGCACCGCCTAATGTGTTGCGGCCGTACAGTGTGCCTTGTGGACCACGTAGTACTTCTACGCGCTCAACATTAGGCAGTGAAAGGTTAGAACCCATCTGACGGCCAAGGTATACACCATCAACATAAACACCAACACCAGG
Coding sequences within it:
- a CDS encoding LacI family DNA-binding transcriptional regulator, translated to MGTTQLKLSDLARLAGVSTSTASRALNDNPLIKKETRERIQALAKEHHFSVNAAASRLRMQKTKVIAVIINLEAETKQSVDDPFLLKVVSDINRAVNRKGYELLLSNSYMAGEDWHGYFISGRRADGVIVVGQGKEQARIERAARAGTPIVVWGDPKTSANYPIVGSDNFIGGLNATEHLIARGASKLLFLGDPGHAELGERYRGFCHAVEKAKVEAKMIKIDITSEAAYASINASLRAQGLTFDGIFACSDMVALGALKALKERYVSVPNDVRIVGFDDIAMAQISFPALSTIKQDTNAAAQLLVEKLLSQLSGETCASQEVPSSLVIRQSS
- a CDS encoding TonB-dependent receptor, whose product is MIKTNSLSLIAAAITLALSASAQAEQQPNNNKEKVETIIVSGTPGGAGIRKIDASFAVTNIDAVQIDKLAPKSTADLLKAVPGIWVESSGGESGANVFVRGFPGGGDAPFLTVSLQGSPIYPAPTLSFLENTSIFRLDETISMMEGLRGGPNPVVSNGQPGLTTNFQLKRGQADTEGTFKYTTTDYGLNRIDGVLSGEISNDLYYMVGGYIKRSSGVRDAGFTSEKGHQFTINLTKEFADGEFNLYTRQTDDRGAWYLPTPLNVEGVDAGFTQLGTNNRKAIIYVGDENAPMSVDMGDGRGWKGHVSGGSLKVEFKNGWQLNDRFSLTQGDANTLGLVPAGSAMLLSEVADNGETATGSVTGDEYAGDTMVQQYGRWVVLKDIEAFTNDLALSKTFGDWSSAFGIYTATTSAKDWWSLGNTAYHVLEQGGEALNGIACNSDVAGCAFNYDINSSGDATTWAIYTTQSYQATEALKLDLGLRSEQHEVEYSVDEGLDGAITKAVDYDERKTSWTLGADYNLNLDSGVFVRMNKGYKMPYFDDFRDNYSTYESGESLIKEVTQAELGYKYMGETGDLFVTLFTNEVKGDTFVRRPGVPAEILTNEATGVELDYSYNHESGLSVNLNATWQDTEITESPTNEGNKAQRQPDWMLRITPSYDFEMSGMYATLYGTLSAVDDRFGDNENTVVLEGYKKLDVGLIVEPTEGVKLQLAVDNLTDKQGITEGDPRNPDSPNGRYIMPRSVKFSVAYTF
- a CDS encoding PaaI family thioesterase, which codes for MSNTMLEEGKEILAQQSFSLLLGAELEVFEVGVAELSLAIRDDLKQNYGFAHGGVVSYLADNCITFAGASVLGSCVTSEYKVNYVRPAIGDKLIAKSTVLYSGKRQATCECKVYAQSGDEEKLVAVSLGTITKV
- a CDS encoding TonB-dependent receptor — encoded protein: MITVLPRLGLSAISAAVLAAVALPSTALAEQANVEQEKQVFEKIEVTARKRTESLFETPTAITSIGASDIDKANISNLDDIGKFVPNLNITRYGVGNAAHASVFIRGIGLQDHVITTDPGVGVYVDGVYLGRQMGSNLSLPNVERVEVLRGPQGTLYGRNTLGGAVNVITKQPGAGEVARVEAKIGSRGRLATDLYTSQTLTDTLSFSASASYKERDGVGRAINLANPEKEIGEEQEFSGRLAIRWQATNDLVVTAAFDGVENESGQSPYTIELTDPLDSNDPFNGDFPLLDESMLPNNPDDLATTVAGIESTDYSGWGGSVTADWQASDVYSVKFIASKRSSEYTGGLDDDAVALNLSEFPEEGGADQYSFELQLNGTYDSWDFVSGLYYFNEDGFTSSGPFVFSPWNTPNGLLNDGQTASFGGYGYFDINQETDAYAAYINASFDVTELLSIGGGLRYSEDKKEANALFPSFGTRKYVSADFDEVTWDVNASYQLTRDINVYAQVQKGYQSGGFPPRPFGGPDQFAAFDETKAINYEIGFKGQVHENVSMMVAAFVTDYTDLALPFNDPTAGGGFVTIVENAGESKAQGVELETTIAITDDFSVRSSIGYLDSEITHVDEGVIGIGKGDAPALTPRWTVMVAPSYFHDLEHGATIAVNASYSYRSDMQGQSVTRASEHIDSRELLGFNISYTNAEGDMEVTLYGENVLNEVYDVGRLQQSGFVGVMRSNDRSEFGIKFKKEFWLD